The proteins below are encoded in one region of Lactuca sativa cultivar Salinas chromosome 3, Lsat_Salinas_v11, whole genome shotgun sequence:
- the LOC111900628 gene encoding ceramide synthase 1 LOH3, giving the protein MGLVDVLKSIDFEHESFPTYHDFLILPLFAIFFPSVRFCLDRLVFQGVARRLIISKGYDIDPDEKNKKIKKFKESAWKFVYYLSAEILALVVTYNEAWFTKTSNFYIGPGNQRWPNQKMKFKLKAVYMYAGGFYTYSIFALIFWETRRSDFGVSMGHHIVTLILILTSYILRFARVGSIILALHDASDVFLEVGKMSKYSGVEVLATFSFLLFVLSWLVLRLIYFPFWILWSTSFEILEALENFKGNEEGLYYYYLFNTLLFCLYVLHIYWWVLIYRTLLKQIQDSGKVSEDIRSGLLLFLWKRQINYIKRRTPSKELDEGNFPTSGKLKYVHNINKLSLRNFTPPKCRIDYSFRRRAPNKHVINCLIVCVAKMTVCC; this is encoded by the exons ATGGGTTTGGTTGACGTTTTGAAATCGATTGATTTTGAACACGAATCGTTCCCAACTTACCATGATTTTTTAATTCTTCCTCTGTTTGCCATATTCTTCCCATCCGTTCGATTTTGTCTGGACAGACTTGTTTTCCAG GGTGTGGCAAGGCGATTAATAATTAGTAAGGGATATGATATAGATCCAGATGAAAAGAACAAGAAGATAAAAAAATTTAAGGAATCAGCATGGAAATTTGTATATTATCTTTCAGCAGAAATCCTAGCGTTGGTTGTAACTTATAACGAAGCTTGGTTCACTAAAACATCCAACTTTTACATAGGACCTGGCAACCAGAGATGGCCTAACCAGAAAATGAA GTTTAAATTGAAAGCTGTGTACATGTATGCCGGAGGATTTTACACGTACTCAATATTTGCTTTGATATTTTGGGAGACAAGACGATCTGATTTTGGTGTGTCAATGGGCCATCATATTGTAACACTCATACTTATCTTAACGTCTTACATATTGAG GTTTGCTCGTGTTGGATCGATTATTTTAGCTCTTCATGATGCTAGTGACGTGTTTCTTGAAGTAGGGAAGATGTCGAAATACAGTGGAGTGGAAGTGCTTGCAACGTTTTCATTCCTTTTGTTCGTATTGTCATGGTTGGTGCTTCGGCTTATTTATTTCCCGTTTTGGATTCTATGGAGTACAAG TTTTGAGATTCTTGAAGCTTTGGAAAACTTTAAGGGCAATGAAGAAGGACTATACTACTATTATTTGTTTAACACTCTACTTTTCTGCCTGTATGTTCTTCACATATATTGGTGGGTGTTAATATATCGGACACTCCTTAAACAAATCCAAGATAGTGGCAAAGTTAGTGAAGACATTCGTTCTG GTTTATTGCTTTTTTTATGGAAACgacaaataaattatataaaaagacGCACACCTAGCAAGGAGCTAGATGAG GGCAATTTCCCAACCAGCGGCAAACTTAAGTATGTCCACAACATTAACAAACTGTCTTTGAGGAATTTCACACCACCGAAATGTCGAATTGATTACAGTTTTCGCAGAAGGGCGCCTAACAAGCACGTGATCAACTGTTTGATCGTTTGTGTCGCAAAGATGACAGTTTGTTGCTGa